The Gemmatimonadota bacterium genome has a segment encoding these proteins:
- the priA gene encoding primosomal protein N' has protein sequence MPRVVDVALALPLFRTFSYLPPTDGVEVAPGSRVVVPFRNRREVGVALGSREVPEGERAWKRIVSVPDPDPAVGPALLATAQWISSHYVAPMGVVLRAALPVQLTSAAAPTPPGKRQRVVVLHRRLDSLMERDALFKRTPKQRVVYEHLEANNDRATAAALHERLGIGDGVLRAMAQRGLVRLEQEGVLRDPFATRAVAPASAYQPTEAQQAAIDQISQAPPGTVTLLHGVTGSGKTLVYLEVLRRALVDPTATAIVLVPEIALTPQTVARFRAWFGDQVAVLHSALSDGERLDAWRVLQRRERRIAVGARSAIFAPLANVRVIVVDEEHEASYKQAESPRYHARDVAIVRARHEGAVVVLGSATPSLESWHHAQEGRHTLVSLPDRVGGGVLPSVSVVDLRGPRPSVAQLPDGARVPAPPQEPAERDPFRRVICQSLESALRERIARGEQSIVLLNRRGYASFLQCASCGEVAACPNCSISLTLHRTPERLACHYCGHHEEVHQACRRCRAPTVRHKGLGTQQVERLLGERLPTARIARMDLDTTSGKWAHADILDRVGRGEVDILLGTQMIAKGLDFPGVTLVGVIDADVGMNLPDFRAAERTFQLLAQVAGRAGRSVKAGHVIVQTRMPDHHAVTCAVTHDYHSFVARELADRRAPAYPPMVRLANVVFSGIEEVAVAEVAQAAASWLQRLVENRQLTGVRLIGPAPSPITRIKTRYRWHLLLKSVDGRMLTNVLRFFAERFDVPARHELRVSIDRDPVTLL, from the coding sequence ATGCCACGCGTCGTGGACGTCGCCCTCGCACTTCCGCTCTTTCGGACCTTTTCGTACCTCCCGCCCACGGATGGGGTGGAGGTCGCGCCGGGGAGCCGCGTCGTGGTGCCGTTCCGGAATCGTCGTGAGGTAGGTGTGGCCCTTGGCAGCCGCGAGGTTCCCGAAGGCGAGCGCGCCTGGAAGCGGATCGTGAGTGTGCCGGACCCGGACCCCGCCGTCGGGCCGGCCCTGCTCGCGACAGCGCAGTGGATCTCGTCGCACTACGTCGCGCCGATGGGCGTGGTGCTGCGCGCGGCCCTCCCCGTGCAGCTCACCTCCGCGGCGGCGCCAACCCCGCCCGGAAAGCGGCAGCGCGTCGTGGTACTGCACCGCCGCCTGGACTCCCTGATGGAGCGTGACGCCCTGTTCAAGCGGACGCCGAAACAGCGCGTGGTGTACGAGCACCTCGAGGCCAACAACGATCGAGCCACGGCGGCCGCCCTCCATGAGCGGCTCGGCATTGGCGACGGGGTCCTGCGCGCCATGGCGCAGCGTGGCCTGGTACGACTGGAACAGGAGGGCGTGCTGCGTGATCCGTTCGCCACGCGTGCCGTTGCGCCGGCGTCCGCCTACCAGCCAACCGAAGCGCAGCAGGCGGCGATCGACCAGATCTCGCAGGCGCCGCCCGGGACCGTGACCCTCCTGCACGGGGTAACCGGGAGTGGCAAGACGCTCGTGTACCTGGAAGTGCTGCGCCGCGCCCTCGTCGATCCGACGGCAACCGCCATCGTGCTCGTCCCGGAAATTGCCCTCACGCCGCAGACCGTCGCGCGCTTCCGGGCGTGGTTTGGTGACCAGGTGGCGGTGCTGCACAGCGCGTTGTCGGACGGCGAGCGACTGGACGCCTGGCGAGTGCTCCAGCGCCGCGAACGCCGGATCGCGGTCGGTGCACGGTCGGCGATCTTTGCGCCGTTGGCCAACGTGCGGGTCATCGTGGTCGACGAGGAGCACGAGGCGAGCTACAAGCAGGCCGAATCGCCGCGGTATCACGCGCGCGATGTGGCGATTGTCCGTGCGCGGCACGAGGGGGCGGTGGTCGTCCTTGGGAGCGCGACGCCCTCCCTCGAGAGCTGGCACCACGCGCAGGAGGGACGGCACACCCTCGTGTCGCTCCCGGACCGCGTGGGGGGCGGCGTCCTGCCGTCGGTGTCGGTGGTGGACCTTCGGGGGCCGCGTCCCTCGGTGGCCCAGCTCCCCGATGGGGCGCGGGTCCCTGCGCCGCCACAGGAGCCGGCAGAGCGGGATCCCTTTCGTCGGGTGATCTGCCAGTCGTTGGAGTCGGCGTTGCGGGAACGGATCGCCCGTGGTGAGCAGTCCATCGTGTTGCTCAACCGACGCGGCTACGCCTCGTTTCTGCAGTGCGCGAGCTGCGGGGAGGTCGCGGCGTGTCCCAATTGCTCAATCTCGCTCACGCTGCACCGGACCCCGGAGCGGCTGGCGTGTCACTACTGCGGACATCATGAGGAGGTGCACCAGGCCTGCCGGCGGTGCCGGGCGCCGACCGTCCGCCACAAGGGGCTCGGCACCCAACAGGTGGAACGCTTGTTAGGCGAGCGCCTGCCCACGGCACGCATCGCCCGCATGGACCTGGACACGACGAGCGGCAAATGGGCCCATGCCGACATATTGGATCGCGTGGGACGCGGCGAGGTGGACATTCTCCTCGGTACGCAGATGATCGCCAAGGGCTTGGACTTTCCCGGCGTGACCCTGGTCGGTGTGATCGATGCCGATGTGGGAATGAACCTGCCCGATTTTCGCGCCGCCGAACGGACGTTTCAGCTGCTCGCCCAGGTGGCCGGTCGGGCCGGTCGCAGCGTCAAGGCCGGGCATGTCATCGTGCAGACGCGCATGCCGGACCACCACGCGGTCACCTGTGCGGTGACCCACGATTATCACAGCTTCGTGGCCCGTGAGCTGGCCGACCGGCGGGCGCCCGCCTATCCCCCGATGGTGCGCCTGGCCAACGTCGTGTTCAGTGGCATCGAAGAGGTCGCCGTTGCCGAGGTGGCGCAGGCGGCGGCGTCCTGGCTCCAGCGCCTTGTGGAAAACCGCCAGCTCACGGGGGTCCGCCTGATCGGGCCTGCGCCGTCGCCGATCACCCGCATCAAGACGCGCTACAGGTGGCACCTGCTGCTCAAATCGGTCGACGGTCGTATGCTCACAAATGTGTTGCGGTTCTTCGCCGAACGATTCGACGTGCCCGCCCGCCATGAACTGCGGGTCAGCATCGATCGTGATCCGGTCACTTTGCTCTAG
- a CDS encoding cytochrome c biogenesis protein CcdA translates to MEVASVGWFVAFTAGLLSFLSPCVLPLVPTYITFISGVSLEDAQSTATRRTALIHGLLFTFGFSLIFVAIGAIASGIGQVAVANRGWISKAGGVMIIIFGLYLMGILRSQMLSTEKRVHLADKPAGYLGTVFVGIAFGAGWTPCIGPILASIYAYASAQETMGEALGLLVAYSLGLAVPFIISAVAVDRFMAFFHRIKRHMAWLQRGTGVIMVAIGVLMVTGRFTILASYLNRFTPEFLLDRL, encoded by the coding sequence ATGGAGGTCGCGAGCGTCGGCTGGTTTGTCGCCTTTACGGCGGGACTGCTGTCCTTCCTCTCGCCCTGCGTCCTGCCGCTCGTCCCCACCTACATCACGTTCATCAGTGGTGTCTCGCTGGAGGACGCGCAGTCAACGGCGACGCGACGGACGGCCCTCATCCATGGCCTGCTTTTCACCTTTGGCTTCTCGCTGATCTTTGTCGCCATCGGCGCAATTGCCTCGGGGATCGGCCAGGTCGCCGTCGCCAACCGCGGGTGGATCAGCAAGGCCGGCGGCGTGATGATCATCATCTTCGGGCTGTACCTGATGGGGATCCTGCGCAGCCAGATGCTCTCCACCGAGAAGCGGGTGCACCTGGCCGACAAGCCCGCCGGGTACCTCGGCACGGTGTTCGTTGGCATCGCGTTCGGCGCAGGGTGGACGCCCTGCATCGGCCCGATCCTCGCGTCGATCTACGCGTACGCGTCCGCGCAGGAGACGATGGGGGAGGCCCTTGGGCTGCTCGTGGCGTACTCGCTCGGGTTGGCGGTTCCCTTCATCATCTCGGCCGTGGCGGTCGATCGCTTCATGGCCTTTTTCCACCGCATCAAGCGACACATGGCCTGGTTGCAGCGGGGAACCGGGGTGATCATGGTGGCGATCGGGGTGCTGATGGTCACGGGGCGTTTCACAATCCTCGCGTCCTACCTGAACCGGTTCACTCCGGAGTTCCTCCTGGACCGGTTGTAG
- a CDS encoding DUF393 domain-containing protein, giving the protein MSVPAASPLRRAIDAHGYVLLYDGVCGLCNRFVQFILKRDPEGAMRFATLQGPIGDEARRLLPQLAAVDSVVLLYKDGAWVRSTAALQVARYLGGVWNLAAIAYLVPRPLRDWVYDRVAATRYRIFGKLDACPLPAPGTRRRFLD; this is encoded by the coding sequence ATGTCGGTCCCCGCGGCCTCCCCGCTGCGACGAGCGATCGATGCGCACGGCTACGTCCTGTTGTACGACGGCGTCTGCGGCCTCTGCAACCGGTTCGTGCAGTTCATCCTGAAGCGAGACCCCGAGGGCGCCATGCGCTTCGCCACGCTGCAGGGGCCGATCGGAGACGAAGCGCGACGCCTCCTTCCGCAACTCGCCGCAGTGGACTCCGTGGTGCTCCTCTACAAAGACGGGGCGTGGGTGCGCTCGACCGCCGCCCTGCAGGTGGCGCGCTACCTGGGCGGCGTCTGGAACCTGGCGGCCATCGCCTACCTGGTGCCTCGTCCGCTGCGTGACTGGGTCTATGACCGTGTTGCCGCGACACGCTATCGCATCTTCGGCAAGCTGGACGCCTGCCCCCTCCCTGCCCCAGGCACGCGGCGGCGCTTCCTCGACTGA